A region of Necator americanus strain Aroian chromosome I, whole genome shotgun sequence DNA encodes the following proteins:
- a CDS encoding hypothetical protein (NECATOR_CHRI.G3137.T2), which yields MLVSSMLTNLLIVSVSLAETYWYQEFTYPDECPGAKRSGDSFGAVSPLYIIVKKGSRERASILQTPPCQDFGQFSYNTHVSFKVDLFMDKGNQSEYELIYGMRVERKDPACANENPLKYHLKICYSGVTERGTGLDFSTIYYEDPFRIGKVVIKRGGKEGVVVFEYNPPKNCHAPGSWIANEGIYLHDPDTNEFYLIYYDVLKTYIVT from the exons ATGCTCGTTTCGTCAATGCTCACCAATTTACTCATTGTTTCGGTATCTTTGGCAGAGACGTACTGGTATCAG GAGTTCACATACCCGGATGAGTGTCCTGGAGCAAAAAGATCTGGAGACAGTTTTGGAGCAGTATCCCCGTTGTATATTATAGTAAAGAAAGGTTCGCGAGAACGGGCATCCATCTTACAAACTCCACCATGTCAGGACTTTGGCCAATTTAGCTATAACACTCACGTTTCTTTCAAAGTAGATTTGTTCATGGATAAAGGAAATCAGAGCGAGTACGAGTTGATCTACGGTATGCGTGTAGAAAGGAAGGATCCGGCTTGTGCTAATGAAAACCCCTTAAAATATCACCTCAAAATCTGCTACAGCGGCGTCACGGAACGCGGCACTGGCTTGGACTTCTCAACAATCTATTACGAAGATCCTTTTCGAATTGGAAAGGTAGTGataaaaagaggaggaaaagaagGCGTGGTTGTATT CGAGTACAATCCTCCTAAAAATTGTCACGCACCCGGTTCCTGGATTGCCAACGAGGGAATTTACCTACATGATCCAGATACGAACGAGTTCTACTTGATATATTATGACGTTCTCAAAACCTACATTGTAACttga